The following coding sequences are from one Phenylobacterium glaciei window:
- a CDS encoding acyl-CoA dehydrogenase family protein, whose product MADFGGEDTTAFRSEAKAWLEANFPDSLKKNPAAQMAAAMGGTETPDAKAWREAMGAKGWGTPTWPAQYGAGGLSRAEARVLAEEMAAIGARNPIGGMGVMMFGPTLVEYGTEELKAQHLPGIIKGEVRWCQGYSEPGSGSDLASLQTRAEDKGDHWLVNGSKIWTSGANLADRCFCLVRTDTSKKHEGISFLLIDMTAPGVEVRPIKLINGTSPFCETFFTDVKVPKDQLFGPLNGGWTVAKRLLQFERDNISAGLGGGNLGAAQATMTVNEAAKHYVGVDEDGVLADTDLRRRITDHLMETRAFQLTVRRAADEARSNQGPSSATSIMKYAGAKIAQDRNELMVEAMGHSGLGWEGEGFEGNELATVRAWLRSKGNSIEGGTSEINLNVVSKRVLALPDPK is encoded by the coding sequence ATGGCCGATTTCGGCGGCGAAGACACCACCGCGTTCCGCAGCGAGGCCAAGGCTTGGCTCGAGGCGAACTTCCCTGACTCCCTGAAGAAGAATCCGGCCGCCCAGATGGCCGCGGCGATGGGCGGGACCGAGACCCCCGACGCCAAGGCGTGGCGCGAAGCCATGGGCGCCAAGGGCTGGGGCACGCCCACCTGGCCCGCCCAATACGGCGCCGGCGGCCTCTCCCGCGCGGAAGCCCGGGTGCTGGCCGAGGAGATGGCCGCCATCGGCGCCCGCAACCCCATCGGCGGCATGGGGGTGATGATGTTCGGCCCCACCCTGGTGGAGTACGGCACCGAGGAGCTGAAGGCCCAGCACCTGCCGGGGATCATCAAGGGCGAGGTCCGCTGGTGCCAGGGCTATTCCGAGCCGGGCTCGGGCTCGGACCTTGCGAGTCTTCAAACTCGGGCCGAGGACAAGGGCGACCACTGGCTGGTAAATGGTTCAAAGATTTGGACTTCTGGCGCAAATCTGGCTGACCGTTGCTTCTGTCTGGTACGTACCGATACCTCAAAGAAGCATGAGGGCATCAGCTTCCTGCTGATCGACATGACCGCGCCCGGCGTCGAGGTGCGGCCCATCAAGCTGATCAACGGCACCTCGCCGTTCTGCGAGACCTTCTTCACCGACGTGAAGGTGCCCAAGGACCAGCTGTTTGGCCCGCTGAACGGCGGCTGGACGGTGGCCAAGCGCCTGCTGCAGTTCGAGCGCGACAACATCTCGGCAGGTCTCGGCGGCGGCAATCTGGGCGCGGCCCAGGCGACCATGACCGTCAACGAGGCGGCCAAGCACTATGTGGGCGTCGACGAGGACGGCGTGCTGGCCGACACTGACCTGCGCCGGCGGATCACCGATCACCTGATGGAGACCCGCGCCTTCCAGCTGACGGTCCGCCGGGCGGCCGACGAGGCCCGCTCGAACCAGGGCCCCTCCTCGGCCACCTCGATCATGAAGTACGCCGGCGCCAAGATCGCCCAGGACCGCAACGAGCTGATGGTCGAGGCCATGGGTCACAGCGGCCTGGGCTGGGAGGGCGAGGGCTTCGAGGGTAACGAACTGGCCACCGTGCGCGCCTGGCTGCGCTCGAAGGGCAACTCCATCGAGGGCGGCACCTCGGAGATCAATCTCAACGTGGTGTCCAAGCGCGTGCTGGCTTTACCCGACCCCAAGTAA
- a CDS encoding retron St85 family RNA-directed DNA polymerase, whose translation MSKIIQILMEETALNEPALRRIIYTAPSRYKTFYIPKRNGKNRRIEQPARELKAIQRVLVQKLLSTLPVHPSATAYRPGLSVRDNAARHAHNGPVLKFDFEDFFPSIRARDWRVYCEKKGLLETEEDIYLTQQIFFRREKGSSVLRLAIGAPSSPALSNILMWDIDAAIAEMIDGEQVSYTRYADDLTFSARRTGYLNGIEKGLRAILRSAGGPRLKINEEKTVLATKKFRRQVTGLILANDGHVSLGRDKKRLIRAAVHRETLGLLETSEREQLAGMLAYVNVAEPLFLARLKKKYGVEAIEELKKAVRPGNEPERP comes from the coding sequence GTGAGTAAAATCATCCAGATCCTTATGGAAGAGACGGCGCTTAACGAGCCGGCCCTGCGGAGGATTATATATACTGCTCCCTCTCGGTATAAGACCTTCTACATTCCCAAGAGAAATGGGAAAAATCGTAGAATTGAGCAGCCAGCGAGAGAGCTAAAAGCAATTCAGCGTGTGCTGGTTCAGAAGTTACTATCCACGCTTCCCGTCCATCCATCAGCGACCGCCTACAGGCCCGGATTGTCCGTGCGCGACAACGCGGCTAGGCATGCTCACAACGGTCCGGTGCTGAAGTTTGATTTTGAAGACTTCTTCCCCTCAATTCGAGCGCGCGACTGGAGGGTGTATTGCGAGAAGAAAGGGCTCCTTGAGACGGAGGAGGATATCTACCTGACTCAGCAGATCTTTTTCCGTCGTGAAAAGGGAAGCAGTGTCTTGAGGCTGGCTATCGGCGCGCCATCATCGCCGGCGCTGTCAAACATACTAATGTGGGACATTGATGCCGCAATCGCGGAAATGATTGATGGAGAGCAGGTTAGCTACACACGCTACGCTGATGACCTGACATTTTCCGCGAGACGAACCGGGTATTTGAATGGAATTGAAAAAGGACTCCGCGCGATTTTGCGCTCGGCCGGGGGCCCGAGACTGAAGATAAATGAGGAAAAGACTGTACTTGCAACCAAGAAGTTCAGGAGGCAAGTTACGGGGCTAATATTGGCCAATGATGGTCATGTTTCGTTAGGGCGCGATAAGAAGCGTTTGATAAGAGCGGCAGTCCATCGAGAGACATTAGGGCTTTTGGAGACCTCGGAGCGGGAACAGCTCGCCGGAATGCTCGCCTACGTAAATGTTGCCGAGCCACTTTTCCTCGCCCGATTGAAAAAGAAATACGGTGTTGAGGCGATCGAAGAGCTGAAGAAGGCGGTCAGACCGGGAAATGAGCCGGAAAGGCCATAG
- a CDS encoding PaaI family thioesterase: MTTLNETLGQQRVVSNADGRTVIEYLAGAHMCHSGGVVQGGFISGWIDAAMAHAAMSAAGGEVTPMSLELKVSFFAPARPGLVIAEGWVERQGRSVCFLEGRLTDASGAVLAKASSTARLMDRSRVEGAARAASTTPT; encoded by the coding sequence ATGACGACCCTCAACGAAACCCTCGGCCAGCAGCGCGTGGTGTCGAACGCCGACGGGCGGACGGTGATCGAGTATCTGGCGGGGGCGCATATGTGCCACTCGGGCGGGGTGGTGCAGGGCGGATTCATCTCCGGCTGGATCGATGCGGCCATGGCGCATGCGGCGATGAGCGCCGCCGGGGGCGAGGTGACGCCCATGTCCCTGGAGCTGAAGGTCAGCTTCTTCGCGCCGGCGCGACCGGGCCTGGTGATCGCCGAGGGCTGGGTGGAGCGGCAGGGGCGCTCGGTCTGCTTCCTGGAGGGGCGGCTGACGGACGCGTCCGGCGCCGTGCTGGCCAAGGCCTCCTCCACGGCGCGGCTGATGGACCGGTCCCGGGTCGAGGGGGCGGCGCGGGCGGCGAGCACGACTCCTACCTGA
- a CDS encoding acyl-CoA dehydrogenase family protein: MADFGGGDLDALRTEAKEWIAANFPAGLKGAPNPMMREERSTPSPEQEAWRKAMGEKGWGVPTWPAAYGGGGLSGAEARVIQQELSRAGAYNPIGGMGVMMFGPTLLEYGTEAQKQEHIPPIVKGELQWCQGFSEPGAGSDLASLQCKAEDKGDHFVINGQKIWTSGAQFADWCFCLVRTDTSKKHEGISFVLFTMHQPGVEVRPIPLIAGNSPFCETFFTDAIADKKNLVGPLNGGWTIAKRLLQHERGGLSGAGGGGGFGMGGRGIVQMAKDYVGTEDDGRLSDSDLRTRLIMNEMEGRAFQQTAVRSMMESRSNSGPSSATSIMKNAGTHWMQQRAELTLEIMGHQGLGWGGEDFSAEELMAVRGWLGGKATTIYGGSQEVQSNIISKRILGLPDLTNNS, translated from the coding sequence ATGGCAGACTTTGGCGGCGGCGACCTGGACGCCCTGCGCACGGAGGCCAAGGAGTGGATCGCGGCGAACTTCCCCGCGGGCCTCAAGGGCGCCCCCAACCCGATGATGCGGGAAGAGCGTTCCACGCCCTCCCCCGAGCAAGAAGCCTGGCGCAAGGCCATGGGCGAGAAGGGTTGGGGCGTTCCCACCTGGCCCGCGGCCTATGGCGGCGGCGGCCTGTCGGGCGCCGAGGCCCGCGTGATCCAGCAGGAGCTCTCCCGCGCCGGGGCCTATAACCCCATCGGCGGCATGGGCGTGATGATGTTTGGCCCCACCCTGCTGGAATACGGCACGGAAGCGCAGAAGCAGGAACACATCCCGCCGATCGTGAAGGGTGAGCTGCAATGGTGCCAGGGCTTCTCCGAGCCGGGCGCCGGCTCTGACCTTGCCAGTCTTCAGTGCAAGGCTGAAGACAAGGGCGATCACTTCGTCATTAACGGCCAGAAGATCTGGACGAGCGGCGCACAATTCGCTGACTGGTGTTTCTGCCTGGTCCGCACGGATACTTCGAAGAAGCATGAAGGCATCTCCTTCGTCCTGTTCACGATGCATCAGCCGGGCGTCGAAGTCCGTCCGATTCCTCTGATCGCCGGCAACTCTCCTTTCTGCGAAACCTTCTTCACCGACGCGATCGCCGACAAGAAGAACCTGGTGGGTCCGCTGAACGGCGGCTGGACCATCGCCAAGCGCCTGCTTCAGCATGAGCGTGGCGGACTGTCCGGCGCCGGTGGCGGCGGCGGGTTCGGCATGGGCGGCCGCGGCATCGTGCAGATGGCCAAGGACTATGTGGGTACGGAAGATGACGGACGCCTGTCCGACAGCGACCTGCGCACGCGCCTGATCATGAACGAGATGGAGGGCCGCGCCTTCCAGCAGACCGCCGTGCGCTCGATGATGGAATCCCGGTCCAATTCCGGTCCGTCCTCGGCGACCTCGATCATGAAGAACGCCGGCACCCACTGGATGCAGCAGCGCGCAGAACTGACCCTGGAGATCATGGGTCACCAGGGCCTGGGCTGGGGCGGCGAGGACTTCTCCGCCGAGGAGTTGATGGCCGTGCGCGGCTGGCTCGGCGGCAAGGCCACCACCATCTATGGCGGCAGCCAGGAAGTGCAGAGCAACATCATTTCCAAGCGCATCCTGGGTCTGCCCGACCTGACCAACAACAGCTGA
- a CDS encoding retron St85 family effector protein, with protein sequence MDANTIRVQAPTPVVFLCGGAISDLKIKNPQSLRDAFYKIIDNPVLKGRHMIMAEDVNVYYLSRAAYRDLLSFETDLAQVCELVIIFPESEGSIAELGAFSVIEEISERLLVVPRDKKFTEKSFVKLGPLLALTNRFGARSVYVLDDDDIGMNGNSASRVNLDAVRDRLQGPIEERLSGIRNPTTFDPGKSGHKIKLITGLIQEFGGLTIGEIEGLLVAANVLETPERISGYLLCAETVGWVRPMQKGSQEFYFAEPVADAAQLSLPSDPDARDKSRRRLLIREHWKVADADRYRGIVQVSGGAR encoded by the coding sequence TTGGACGCGAATACAATTCGCGTCCAAGCTCCGACGCCCGTTGTATTCTTGTGTGGTGGCGCGATAAGCGACCTCAAGATAAAAAATCCGCAGTCCTTAAGAGATGCGTTCTACAAAATCATAGATAACCCCGTTCTTAAGGGGCGCCATATGATAATGGCTGAAGACGTGAACGTATACTACTTATCGAGGGCCGCCTATCGAGACCTTTTGTCCTTCGAAACTGATCTGGCCCAAGTGTGTGAGCTGGTAATAATATTCCCGGAGAGCGAAGGAAGTATTGCTGAGCTCGGAGCGTTCTCGGTAATTGAAGAGATTTCTGAACGTCTGTTAGTTGTTCCAAGGGACAAAAAATTTACCGAAAAATCATTTGTAAAACTTGGTCCTCTTCTCGCACTAACCAATAGGTTTGGTGCCAGATCTGTATATGTGCTGGACGACGATGACATCGGTATGAACGGAAATAGCGCATCTAGAGTAAACTTGGATGCGGTTCGAGATAGATTGCAGGGTCCTATCGAAGAGCGGTTGTCCGGTATCAGAAATCCCACCACCTTTGATCCGGGCAAATCGGGCCACAAAATCAAATTGATAACAGGGTTGATCCAGGAATTTGGTGGTCTAACCATCGGTGAGATTGAAGGTTTACTAGTAGCCGCGAACGTTCTGGAGACGCCTGAAAGAATATCTGGATATCTTCTTTGTGCCGAAACCGTCGGATGGGTGCGGCCGATGCAAAAGGGCTCTCAAGAATTCTATTTTGCCGAGCCAGTGGCTGATGCGGCACAACTCAGCTTGCCTAGCGACCCCGATGCCAGAGACAAATCCCGGCGCAGACTGCTAATCCGCGAGCACTGGAAGGTTGCAGACGCAGACCGCTACCGCGGCATCGTTCAAGTTTCCGGAGGAGCGAGGTGA
- a CDS encoding acyl-CoA dehydrogenase family protein, with the protein MADFGGADLDAFRADARAWLEANFPASLGKDPEALQAAAMSPEAPTGDYAVWKERMGAKGWGVPTWPAAYGGGGLSAGEARVLASEMAKIGAVNPIGGMGVGMFGPTLLEYGTEEQKRKYIPDIVTGKVRWCQGFSEPGAGSDLASLQTKAEDKGDHFLVNGSKIWTSGGQYADMIFCLVRTDSSKKHEGISFVVFEMHQPGVEVRPIRLIAGSSPFCETFFTDVKVPKENLIGPLNGGWTVAKRLLQHERSGMGGRQGEGGNRSKADILGVVAKKYVGEDAQGRLADSDLRHRIIANEIDQRALQLTVRRAALESRSNSGPSAATSIMKNANMKVAQDRAELTLEFMGNQGLGWEGANFTAEELTAVRGWLSGKAGSIYGGSNEVQNNIISKRILGLPDHILQH; encoded by the coding sequence ATGGCTGATTTCGGTGGTGCTGATCTAGACGCTTTCCGCGCCGATGCGCGCGCATGGCTCGAGGCGAATTTCCCCGCGTCCCTGGGCAAGGATCCGGAGGCCCTGCAGGCCGCGGCGATGAGCCCCGAGGCCCCCACCGGCGACTACGCCGTGTGGAAGGAGCGCATGGGCGCCAAGGGCTGGGGCGTTCCCACCTGGCCGGCGGCCTATGGCGGCGGCGGCTTGTCGGCCGGCGAGGCCCGCGTGCTGGCCTCGGAGATGGCCAAGATCGGCGCCGTGAACCCGATCGGCGGCATGGGCGTGGGCATGTTCGGTCCCACCCTGCTGGAATACGGCACCGAGGAACAGAAGCGTAAGTATATCCCCGACATCGTCACCGGTAAGGTGCGTTGGTGCCAAGGTTTCAGCGAGCCCGGCGCCGGCTCTGATCTGGCCTCTCTTCAGACGAAAGCTGAAGACAAGGGCGACCATTTCCTGGTGAACGGAAGCAAGATCTGGACGAGTGGCGGCCAATACGCCGACATGATCTTCTGCCTGGTCCGCACCGACAGCTCCAAGAAGCACGAAGGCATTTCCTTCGTGGTCTTCGAGATGCACCAGCCGGGCGTCGAGGTTCGTCCGATCCGCCTGATCGCCGGCTCTTCGCCGTTCTGCGAAACCTTCTTCACCGACGTGAAGGTGCCCAAGGAAAACCTGATCGGCCCGCTGAACGGCGGCTGGACGGTGGCCAAGCGGCTGCTGCAGCATGAGCGTTCGGGCATGGGCGGTCGGCAGGGCGAGGGCGGTAACCGCTCCAAGGCCGACATCCTGGGCGTGGTGGCCAAGAAGTATGTGGGTGAGGACGCCCAGGGCCGTCTGGCCGACAGCGATCTGCGCCACCGCATCATCGCCAACGAGATCGACCAGCGCGCCCTGCAACTGACCGTGCGCCGCGCGGCCCTGGAATCCCGCAGCAATTCGGGTCCGTCGGCCGCCACCTCGATCATGAAGAACGCCAACATGAAGGTCGCCCAGGACCGGGCCGAGCTGACCCTGGAGTTCATGGGCAACCAGGGCCTGGGCTGGGAAGGCGCGAATTTCACGGCCGAGGAACTGACCGCCGTGCGTGGCTGGCTTTCCGGCAAGGCGGGTTCGATCTATGGAGGATCCAACGAGGTGCAGAACAACATCATCTCCAAGCGGATCCTGGGCCTGCCGGACCACATCCTGCAGCACTGA
- a CDS encoding acyl-CoA dehydrogenase family protein, with protein sequence MAVLNEEQSMLRDAAKSWTQEKSPVTAFRKMRDSGVDVGYDAAAWNEMAEMGWAGVIIPEEYGGSDFGYLSIGLILEELGRTLTASPLLVSAVGAASALVLGGSDAQKSEWLPKIAEGTAVGALAVDEGAHHNPAKVETTFSGGKITGKKSFVLEGFKADVLIVSAKGPDGVGFYLVRGDDAGVSRTRLALADSRGAANIEFKGAAAEPLTGGAAVVEQVLDRVRAALCAEMLGAAVQAFEVTLDYLKVRVQFGQVIGSFQALQHRAAKMFTDLELARSAVEAALQAIDAGTPDVPELVSLAKAKMGDTFHLVSNEMVQMHGGIGMTDAHDAGFYLKRARAAEAAFGNQAFHRDRYAKIQGY encoded by the coding sequence ATGGCCGTTCTGAACGAAGAACAGAGCATGCTTCGCGACGCCGCGAAGAGCTGGACCCAGGAAAAGAGCCCGGTGACCGCCTTCCGCAAGATGCGCGATAGCGGTGTGGACGTCGGATATGACGCCGCCGCCTGGAACGAAATGGCCGAGATGGGCTGGGCCGGCGTGATCATCCCCGAGGAATACGGCGGATCGGACTTCGGCTACCTGTCCATCGGCCTGATCCTGGAAGAGCTGGGCCGCACGCTGACGGCCTCCCCGCTGCTGGTCTCCGCCGTCGGCGCGGCCTCGGCCCTGGTCCTGGGCGGCTCTGACGCCCAGAAGTCCGAGTGGCTGCCGAAGATCGCCGAAGGCACCGCCGTTGGCGCCCTCGCCGTCGACGAAGGCGCCCACCACAACCCGGCCAAGGTCGAGACCACCTTCTCGGGCGGCAAGATCACCGGCAAGAAGAGCTTCGTCCTCGAAGGCTTCAAGGCCGACGTGCTGATCGTCTCGGCCAAGGGCCCCGACGGCGTGGGCTTCTACCTGGTCCGTGGCGATGACGCCGGCGTCAGCCGCACCCGTCTGGCCCTGGCCGACAGCCGCGGCGCGGCCAATATCGAGTTCAAGGGCGCGGCCGCCGAGCCCCTGACCGGCGGCGCCGCCGTCGTCGAACAGGTCCTCGACCGCGTTCGCGCCGCGCTCTGCGCCGAGATGCTGGGCGCCGCCGTCCAGGCCTTCGAAGTGACCCTGGACTACCTCAAGGTCCGCGTTCAGTTCGGCCAGGTCATCGGCTCCTTCCAGGCCCTGCAGCACCGCGCGGCCAAGATGTTCACCGATCTGGAACTGGCCCGCTCGGCCGTCGAAGCCGCCCTCCAGGCGATCGACGCCGGCACCCCCGACGTGCCGGAGCTGGTCAGCCTCGCCAAGGCCAAGATGGGCGACACCTTCCACCTCGTTTCCAACGAGATGGTCCAGATGCACGGCGGCATCGGCATGACCGACGCCCACGACGCCGGCTTCTACCTGAAGCGCGCCCGGGCCGCGGAAGCCGCCTTCGGCAACCAGGCGTTCCACCGCGACCGGTATGCGAAGATCCAGGGCTACTAA
- a CDS encoding phosphatidylglycerol lysyltransferase domain-containing protein, translating into MRFWRELKPAAFAVAPFISAVLILAAGVMLVASGATPSVPDRFLRLYQVTPVYLIEVSHFLSSIVGLTLVMLAFGLRARLGAAWGATMGALLLAAPLSLLKGFVWEETAALVALALILLPFRGAFPRTARLSRMEITPGWLASAFAALMGAGLLGLWSFQHADYADQPFWRMMVDADAARSIRAWAGAAIALFAFGLWRMVSTAATPPVVGETDNDFQRVRHILANAEAAEPGSNLALLGDKRFLFSASGESFLMFGVRGRSWIALGAPVGRRDEQMELLWRFRELADAHAARPGIYGIGAEHLPEVVELGFSIQKVGESAAVPLESFRIEGKRRGNLRRAWRKAAEEGATFEVLPPEAISDIIPELAAVSDVWLADHAGGEKGFSMGGFHPGYVSEFPVAVVRFEGAIVAFATLWTTAAKSSFSMDLMRYVNAGPKNIMDYLFVELIEWGRIQGYQAFEFGMAPLAGLEDRPLAPMMSRVGNLFFERGEEIYNFQGVRRYKDKYDPVWQPRYIAAPRKWAIPLLLADVGLLSSGGVAGLAKRPAKKAEEPEAPPLAA; encoded by the coding sequence ATGAGATTTTGGCGAGAACTGAAGCCGGCGGCCTTCGCGGTCGCCCCCTTCATAAGTGCGGTCCTGATCCTGGCCGCCGGCGTCATGCTGGTGGCGTCAGGCGCGACGCCATCGGTCCCCGACCGCTTCCTGCGGCTCTATCAGGTGACGCCGGTCTATCTGATCGAGGTCAGCCACTTCCTTTCCAGCATCGTCGGCCTGACCCTGGTGATGTTGGCTTTCGGTTTGCGGGCCCGCCTGGGCGCCGCCTGGGGCGCGACCATGGGCGCCCTGCTGCTGGCCGCCCCGCTGTCCCTGCTGAAGGGCTTCGTCTGGGAGGAAACCGCGGCCCTGGTGGCGCTCGCCCTGATACTCTTGCCGTTCCGCGGCGCCTTCCCGCGCACCGCGCGGCTGTCGCGGATGGAGATCACCCCGGGCTGGCTGGCTTCGGCCTTCGCGGCCCTGATGGGGGCGGGCCTGCTGGGCCTGTGGTCCTTCCAGCACGCCGACTACGCCGACCAGCCGTTCTGGCGGATGATGGTGGACGCCGACGCCGCCCGCTCGATCCGCGCCTGGGCCGGCGCCGCCATCGCGCTGTTCGCCTTTGGTCTGTGGCGGATGGTGTCGACGGCCGCCACGCCCCCGGTGGTGGGGGAAACCGACAACGATTTCCAGCGCGTGCGCCATATCCTGGCCAATGCCGAGGCCGCCGAGCCGGGTTCCAACCTCGCCCTGCTGGGGGACAAGCGGTTCCTGTTCTCAGCCAGTGGCGAGAGCTTCCTGATGTTCGGCGTTCGCGGTCGCTCCTGGATCGCCCTGGGCGCGCCCGTCGGCCGCCGGGACGAGCAGATGGAGCTGCTGTGGCGGTTCCGCGAACTGGCCGACGCCCACGCCGCGCGGCCGGGCATCTATGGCATCGGCGCCGAGCACCTGCCGGAGGTGGTGGAGCTGGGCTTCTCCATCCAGAAGGTGGGTGAATCCGCCGCCGTGCCGCTGGAAAGCTTCCGCATCGAGGGCAAGCGGCGGGGCAACCTGCGCCGCGCGTGGCGCAAGGCCGCCGAGGAGGGCGCGACCTTCGAGGTCCTGCCGCCCGAGGCGATCAGCGATATCATCCCCGAGCTGGCGGCGGTCTCCGACGTCTGGCTGGCCGACCATGCCGGCGGCGAGAAGGGCTTTTCCATGGGCGGCTTCCACCCGGGCTATGTCTCAGAATTCCCGGTGGCGGTGGTGCGCTTCGAAGGCGCCATCGTCGCCTTCGCCACCCTTTGGACCACGGCGGCCAAGAGCTCCTTCTCCATGGACCTGATGCGCTATGTGAACGCTGGGCCCAAGAACATCATGGACTATCTGTTCGTGGAGCTCATCGAGTGGGGCCGTATCCAGGGCTACCAGGCCTTCGAGTTCGGCATGGCGCCGCTGGCGGGTCTTGAGGACCGGCCGCTGGCGCCGATGATGTCGCGGGTCGGCAACCTGTTCTTCGAACGCGGCGAGGAGATCTACAATTTCCAGGGCGTCCGCCGGTACAAGGACAAGTACGATCCGGTCTGGCAGCCCCGCTACATCGCCGCCCCGCGCAAGTGGGCCATCCCTCTGCTGCTGGCCGACGTCGGGCTGCTGTCCTCGGGCGGCGTCGCCGGTCTCGCCAAGCGTCCCGCCAAGAAGGCCGAGGAGCCTGAGGCTCCGCCGCTCGCGGCCTAA
- a CDS encoding EAL domain-containing protein: MSRPLPCAGCRDGEAVEFDIAMAFQPIMDLQTGAPFAYEALVRGPAGESAASVLAKVTPENRYAFDQQCRVKAIQGAARAGLLEGPAKLSINFLPNAVYSPQACIQLTLATAAAIDFPTERLIFEFTENEEMADPAHVANIVASYQKMGFGVALDDFGAGHAGLNLLARFQPDIIKLDMELIRGLDASLPRRIIIDGVMKMCAALGIEVIAEGIETREELDALREIGVRYIQGYLFARPGFQSLPAVDPVDLRAARAA, encoded by the coding sequence GTGTCCCGCCCCCTCCCCTGCGCCGGCTGCCGTGACGGCGAGGCCGTCGAGTTCGACATCGCCATGGCCTTCCAGCCGATCATGGACCTGCAGACCGGCGCCCCCTTCGCCTATGAGGCCCTGGTGCGCGGTCCCGCCGGGGAATCGGCGGCCAGCGTCCTGGCCAAGGTGACCCCGGAAAACCGCTACGCCTTCGACCAGCAGTGCCGGGTCAAGGCGATCCAGGGGGCGGCGCGGGCCGGCCTGCTGGAGGGTCCCGCCAAGCTCTCCATCAACTTCCTGCCCAACGCGGTCTATTCGCCCCAGGCCTGCATCCAGCTGACCCTGGCCACCGCGGCGGCGATCGATTTCCCCACAGAGCGGTTGATCTTCGAGTTCACCGAGAACGAGGAGATGGCCGATCCCGCCCACGTGGCCAACATCGTCGCCAGCTACCAGAAGATGGGCTTCGGCGTCGCCCTCGACGACTTCGGCGCCGGGCACGCGGGGCTGAACCTGCTGGCCCGGTTCCAGCCCGACATCATCAAGCTGGACATGGAGCTGATCCGTGGCCTGGACGCCAGCCTGCCACGGCGGATCATCATCGACGGGGTGATGAAGATGTGCGCGGCCCTGGGGATCGAGGTGATCGCCGAGGGCATCGAGACCCGCGAGGAGCTGGACGCCCTGCGCGAGATCGGGGTGCGCTACATCCAGGGTTATCTGTTCGCCAGGCCGGGCTTCCAGAGCCTGCCGGCGGTGGACCCGGTGGACCTGCGCGCCGCCCGCGCCGCCTGA
- a CDS encoding acyl-CoA dehydrogenase family protein, whose translation MADFGAGDIDAFRSDARAWLAANYPAELRDPEAKTDPEAVWGGRAFAGGTDPQAVWTQRMGAKGWTTPTWPKEYGGAGLSPAEARVLDQELAAGRYRPGVLAFGIWMLGPVLLEYGTEEQKKTFLPPIVRGEIRWCQGYSEPGAGSDLASLATRCEDKGDHWLINGQKVWTSYADKADWCFCLVRTDTSKKHEGISFVLIDMRTAGVETRPIQLISGESPFCETFFTDVKIPKDHLVGQVNGGWEIAKRLLQYERQNISGGFGGGGGAGGSAADLPVVAKSYNGADDTGRLADSDLRQRITRNEMDFRSLRMTIARTAAEARASNGPSAATSIIKFAAAEFAKERSELMVESMGHQGLGWEGDAFTPGELTATHGWLRSKGNSIEGGTTEVNINVVAKRVLGLPDPK comes from the coding sequence ATGGCCGACTTCGGCGCTGGCGACATCGACGCGTTCCGTTCGGACGCCCGCGCCTGGCTCGCGGCCAACTACCCGGCCGAGCTGCGCGACCCTGAGGCCAAGACCGATCCCGAAGCCGTCTGGGGCGGCCGCGCCTTTGCCGGCGGCACGGACCCGCAGGCCGTCTGGACCCAGCGCATGGGCGCAAAGGGCTGGACCACCCCGACCTGGCCTAAGGAATACGGCGGCGCCGGTCTCTCGCCCGCCGAAGCGCGGGTTCTGGACCAGGAGCTGGCCGCCGGCCGCTATCGTCCCGGCGTGCTGGCCTTCGGCATCTGGATGCTGGGCCCGGTCCTGCTGGAATACGGCACCGAGGAGCAGAAAAAGACCTTCCTGCCCCCCATCGTCCGCGGCGAGATCCGTTGGTGCCAGGGCTACTCCGAACCGGGCGCCGGCTCCGACCTCGCCAGCCTCGCCACCCGCTGCGAGGACAAGGGCGACCACTGGCTGATCAACGGCCAAAAGGTGTGGACCAGCTACGCCGACAAGGCCGACTGGTGCTTCTGCCTGGTGCGGACCGATACCTCGAAGAAGCATGAGGGGATCAGCTTCGTGCTGATCGACATGCGGACGGCGGGGGTCGAAACGCGGCCGATCCAGCTGATCTCGGGCGAGAGCCCGTTCTGCGAGACGTTCTTTACCGACGTGAAGATCCCGAAGGACCACCTGGTGGGCCAGGTCAACGGCGGGTGGGAGATCGCCAAGCGGCTGCTGCAGTACGAGCGGCAGAACATTTCGGGCGGCTTCGGCGGCGGTGGCGGGGCTGGAGGCTCGGCCGCGGACCTGCCCGTGGTGGCCAAGAGTTACAATGGCGCCGATGACACCGGTAGACTGGCCGATAGCGACCTGCGCCAGCGGATCACCAGGAACGAGATGGATTTCCGCAGCCTGCGCATGACCATCGCGCGGACGGCTGCCGAAGCCAGGGCCAGCAATGGCCCGTCGGCGGCGACCTCGATCATCAAGTTCGCGGCGGCCGAGTTCGCCAAGGAGCGGTCGGAGCTGATGGTGGAGTCCATGGGTCACCAGGGCCTGGGCTGGGAGGGCGACGCTTTCACGCCTGGCGAACTGACGGCGACCCACGGCTGGCTGCGCTCGAAGGGCAACTCCATCGAGGGCGGGACGACAGAAGTGAACATCAATGTGGTGGCCAAGCGGGTGCTGGGCCTACCCGATCCGAAGTAA